GCAAGTCTACGAGGGGGGTCGCGCGTCGGAAAGCGGGACGACCTATGGGTGGGGTGGATTTTCGTTTCGGCGGGGATCACGGTCGCCTAACAGACTGGCTGGACCTATGACGGATCGCCCGAATCGGGCAGCGGCAGCGTCCGCGGCAGCTTCCGCCTCCCGCCAACCACGCTCGGGCGCGCCGAGGGTGAGTTGCCGGGGCGCACCCTCCGCCGGGGCGAGCCCCTCCACCCGGACACCGACGAGCCGGATCCGCTCGCCCGGGTCCAGGGCGGTGTAGAGCGCCCAGACCGTGTCGAACATCTCGCGTGCCGTGTCGGTGGGCACGCCGAGAGTGCGGGAGCGGTTGACGGTGCGGAAGTCGGCCAAGCGCACCTTGAGCGACACGGTGCGCCCCACCTGCCCGGAGCCGCGCAACCGGACGCCGACCTTCGCGCTGAGCGCGAGCAGGGCGCGGCGGATCTCCAGCGGGTCGGCCACGTCGACGTCGAAGGTCACCTCGGCGCCGATCGACTTGTCGACGTGCTCGGGGCTGACCCGGCGCGGGTCTCGCCCCCAGGCCAACTCGTGCAGGTGCGCCGCCGACGCGGCGCCGACCGCCCGGCGGAGCATGCCCAACGGGGCCTCGGCGAGGTCGCCGACGGTGGCCAGGCCGAGCCGACGCAGCGCCTCGGCGGCCCGCTCCCCCACCCCCCAGAGCGCGTCCACTGGCAGTGGGTGCAGGAAGTCGAGCACCTGCCCGGGGGGCACGACCAGCAGGCCGTCCGGCTTGGCCCGGGTGGAACCCAGCTTGGCCACGAACTTGCTCGGCGCCACCCCGACTGAGCAGGTCAGCGCCTGTTCCTCGACGACCCGGCGGCGGATCAGCCCGGCGATGGTGGCCGGGGCCCCGAACAGCCGGCGGGCGCCGGTCACGTCGAGGAACGCCTCGTCGAGGGAGAGCGGCTCGACCAGCGGGGTGACGTCCCGGAAGATCTGCATCACCGCGCGGGAGGCGGTGGTGTAGGCGGTGAAATCCGGTGGCAGGTAGACGGCGTGCGGGCAGCGGGCCCGGGCCTGGCTGGTCGGCATCGCGCTGCGTACGCCGTAGCGGCGGGCCTCATAACTGGCGGAACTCACCACACCGCGCGGCCCGACACCGCCGACGACCACCGGCCGGCCGCGCAGCTCGGGCCGACGACGCACCTCGACGGCGGCGAAGAAGGCGTCCATGTCGACGTGCAGGATCGGGCTGTCGGAGTCGTCGGCGTCCGGCCCGAAGCGCGGATCGACGCCCCGGGGCAACGACTGGCTGCGGCCCATCCCGGCAGGTTAACCCGGGGGTACGACACCACCAGCGACCGCCGGGCCGGACCGCCGTTCAGCCGCGGACGACCAGCAGCGGCACCGTCAGCTCGGCGGCCGTGTCCGACCCGTGGTACGCCACCAGCCGGGACGCCATCGGCCGCTCGGTGCGGGTGGCCAGCACCGCGTACGTGTCGTTGCAGGTCACCACCACGTCGCCGATGCGCCCCAGGTGCTCCTCGGGCACCGGCCCGAACCAGCCGGTCGCCACCACCTCGTCGCGGGTACGCACCCGCGCCGCGTCGCCGAGCACCGCCGACCAGGCGGCCACCACGTCGTCGGCCGCGCCCGGCGCGACGTGCAGGTAGCGCACCCGTGCCTCACCGGCCACCAGCCGCACACCGCCGCGCAGCCGCGGATCGGTGTCCAGGTCGAAACGGTGCGTGGCCGGCACGTTGAGCTGCCCGTGGTCGGCCGTCACCAGCAGCGCGGCGTCCGGCGGCAGCCCGTCGACCAGGCGGGCGAGCAGCGCGTCCACCTCGTTGGCGGCGATCCGCCAGGGTGCCGAGTCGACCCCGCTGAGGTGGCCGTGCCGGTCCAGGTCGGCGTGGTAGCCGGAGACCAGGGTGGGTCCGTGGCCGGCGGACAGCGCGGCCAGCATGGTGGCGGACACCGCGTCCGCGCCGATCGCGCCCCGGAAGTCGCCGCCCCGGTTGGCGGCCAGGGTCAACCCGCTGCCGCCGAACTCCGGCCGGCTCACCACGCTCACCGCCACCCCGGCGGCGCGGGCCCGCTCCAGCTGGGTGGGCACCGGCTGCCAGCGCAGCGGCGACGGGTCGGCGGCCCAGTCGGTGTGGGTGAGCACCCGGTCGGTGCCGGGCATCCGCACGGTGAAGCCGAGCACCCCGTGCGCGCCCGGCGCGACGCCGGTGCCCAGCGACACCAGGCTGGTCGGGGTGGTGGACGGGAAACCCGCGATGAGCGGCCGGGCCACCGTCGCGGCGAGCCCCGCGAGGGTCGGCGCGTACGGCGCGGCGGTCGGCAGCTGGTACCAGCCGAGGCCGTCGACCAGCAGCACGGCGATCCGGCGTACGCCGACCAGCGCGGGGACGAGCCCGAGCGGGTCGGCCGACCCGGGGACGCCCAGCACGGCGAGCGCGCTGGGCAGCACATCGGTGAGGCGGCCGCCGCCGTGTTCCGGCCCGAGGACCGTCAGCGGCGCCGGCGCCGGCGCCGGCGCACCGCCCGGCGGGGCGGTCATGCCGGCCGGCGGGCGAACAGGTGCAGCTGGGCGGCCAGATCCCGGTACGGGGGCTGGGCGGCCAGCGTCCGTTCCAGCTCGACCAGGGCGGCCGACTGCCCGTCGGCGACCGCGGCCGGCAGCAGGTCGGCCAGTACGCGTACCCCGTGGATCTCCTCGACCACCAGCCCGGCGGCGGTGAGCAGCGCGGCGGCGCCGGCGGCGTCGTAGCGGCGGCGCAGGGTGTCCCGCGGCCCGGCGGTGCCGGCCGGGTCGGCGGCCAGCGCGGCCGCGACCTCCAGGTGGCCGTTCATCGCCCGGCCCAGCACGGCGGCGGCCCGGCCGGCCACCAGCACGCTCGCCGCGCCGCCGGGGCGCAGTGCGGTGGCCAGCGCGGTCACCACCGGCGTCGGGTCGTCGACCACCTCCAGCACGGCGTGGCAGAGCACCAGGTCGACGCCGGCCGGCTCGACCAGCCCGGTCAGGGCGTCGCCGTCGCCCTGCACGGCGGCGATCCGGTCGGCCACCCCGGCCTCGGCGGCCCGGCGGGTGAGCGCGGCCAGCGCGTCGGGGCTGGCGTCGACCACGGTGACGCGGTGCCCGGCCCGGGCCAGCGGCACAGCGAAGCCGCCGGTGCCGCCGCCCACGTCCAGCACGGTGAGCTCGGTGTCGCCGCGCCGGTCCAGTTCGGCGCGGAGCACCGACCAGATCACGGCGGTACGGGGGGTCAGCGGCGGCCCGGCGAACCGGCCTCGGGTCTGCTCCACCCGGTCGAGCCTAGTCACCCGGTCCATCAGCAGGGCGATCGTGTGGCAGGCGCACCGACCCGCCGGGTCGGGACGCGGTGACGCGGCCGGTCAGGACTCGACGCCCTCGACCTCGTCCTCCGCGCGGGACCGCCGCTCGTTGGCGACCGGACCGTTGGTCACCTCGTACTCGCGAGGGTCGGCGAGGTGCGACGGCATCCAACCGGCGCCGAGCCGGGTCCGTCGGGAGTTGGCGATTCCGCCGGTGTACGTGTGATTCCCCATCACTGTTCTTTCCCCTCATGGATCACGGGCCGCTCTGCCCGCTCAGCACGAGTCTCCCGCTCGGCGGCACCGGAAACCGTAATGTGGATCACTCGATCAGCGGAAGTCACGGGACGCGGGACTGACCGGTGGCTCGATGGCGTCCAGCCGGTCGGCGACCAGGTTGGTCACCCCCTCATGCCGCTCCAGCCGCCCCCGGACCACCAGCGCGGCGCTGGTCCGGGCCACCCGCCGGTAGCGCTGCCACAGCCCCGGCGAGCAGGTGACATTGAGCATGCCGGTCTCGTCCTCCAGGTTGAGGAAGGTGACCCCGCCCGCGGTCGCCGGGCGCTGTCGGTGGGTGACGATGCCGCCGACCCGGATCCGCTGCCCGGGCTCCACCCGACCGAGCCGGGCGATCGGCACCGCGCCGAGCACGTCGAGCTGACCCCGGATGAACCGGGCCGGATGGCTCTCCGGTGACAGCCCGGTGGCCCACACGTCGGCGACCAGCCGGTCCACCGCCTCCATCCCGGGCAGCGTCGGCGCCGCCGCGCCGGTCACCGTGCCGGGCAGCCGGCCCGGCCGGTCCTGGGCCGCCGCGCCGGCGGCCCAGAGCGCCTGCCGTCGGGTCAGCCCGAAACAGGCGAAGGCGTCCGCGGTGGCCAGCGCCTCCAGTTGCGCGGCGGTGAGACCGACCCGCCGGGCCAGGTCCGACATGTCACGGTACGGCCCGTGCGCGCTCCGGTCGGCCTCGATCCGCTCGGCCACCTCGGCGCCGAGGGTACGCACGCTGGACAGCCCGAGCCGGACCGCCGGACCGTCCAGCCCCCAGGCGTGCGGCGGCTCCCCCGGCCCGCTGCCCCACCGGGTGTCGGGGGTGGACTCCAGCACCGCCTTGGCCCCGCTGGCGTTGATGTCCGGCCGGCGTACCTCCACCCCGTGCCGGCGGGCGTCGTCGACCAGGGTCTGCGGTGAGTAGAAGCCCATCGGCTGGGCGTTGAGCAGCGCGGCGAGGAACGGGGCCGGGTGGTAGCGCTTGAGCCAGGAGCTGGCGTAGACCAGGTAGGCGAAGCTCATCGCGTGGCTCTCCGGGAAGCCGTAGCTGGCGAACGCGGTGAGCTTGCGGTAGACGTCGTCGGCCAGCTCACCGGTGATGCCCCGCTCGGCCATCCCGGCGTAGAGCCGGTCGGCGATGCGGGTCATCCGCTCGACCGAGCGTTTGGCGCCCATGGCCCGGCGCAGTTGGTCGGCCTCGGCCGCGTCGAAGCCGGCCAGGTCGATGGCGAGCTGCATCAACTGCTCCTGGAACAGCGGCACGCCGAGGGTCTTCTCCAGCGCGTTGCGCATCAACGGGTGCGCGAACGTCACCGGCTCCAGGCCGTTCTTGCGCCGGATGAACGGGTGCACCGAGCCGCCCTGGATCGGGCCGGGCCGGATCAGCGCCACCTCGACCACCAGGTCGTAGAACTCGCGGGGCTTGAGCCGGGGCAGGGTGGCCATCTGGGCGCGACTCTCCACCTGGAACACCCCGACCGAGTCGGCCCGGCAGAGCATGTCGTAGACCTCCGGGTCGTCCAGCGTCATGTCGCCGAGGTCCAGTCGGGACCCGATCATGTCGTAGCCGTAGTGCAGCGCGGAGAGCATGCCGAGGCCGAGCAGGTCGAACTTGACCAGACCGACCGCGGCGCAGTCGTCCTTGTCCCACTGGAGCACGCTGCGCCCGGGCATCCGCCCCCACTCCACCGGGCAGACCTCGATCACCGGCCGGTCGCAGATCACCATGCCGCCGGAGTGGATGCCCAGGTGCCGGGGGAACGTCTGCAGCTCGTTGGCGTACTCCACGACCTGCTCCGGGATGTCCTCGACGTCGACCGTGGCGACCGAGCCCCACCGGTCGATCTGTTTGCTCCAGGCGTCCTGCTGGCCGGGTGAGAAGCCGAACGCCTTGGCCACGTCCCGCACCGCCGACCGGGGCCGGTAGGAGATGACGTTGGCGACCTGGGCGGCGTGCTCCCGGCCGTAGCGGGTGTAGACGTGCTGGATCACCTCCTCCCGGCGGTCGGATTCGATGTCCACGTCGATGTCCGGCGGGCCGTCCCGCTCCGGGGCGAGGAAACGCTCGAAGAGCAGCCGGTGCCGGACGGCGTCCACGTTGGTGATCCGCAGCGCGTAGCAGACCGCCGAGTTGGCCGCCGAGCCCCGGCCCTGGCAGTAGATGTCCTGCTCACGGCAGAACGTCACGATGTCGTAGACCACCAGGAAGTAGCCCGGGAAACCCAGCTCCTCGATCATGTTCAGCTCGTGGTCGAGCTGCGCGTACGCCGTCGGGTGCGCCTGCGGGGGGCCGTAGCGCTCCCGAGCCCCGTCGGCGGTCAGCTTCCGCAGCCAGCTCATCTCGGTGTGCCCTGGCGGCACCGGGTACGCCGGCAGCTGCGGTGCGACCAGTTGGAGGTCGAAGGCCAGCTCTGCGCCGAACTCGGCGGCCCGGGCCACCGCACCCGGGTACGCGGCGAACCGGGCCGCCATCTCCGCGCCGCTGCGCAGGTGGGCGGTGGCAGCCGCGGGCAGCCAGCCGTCGATCTCGTCCAGGCTGCGTCGGGCCCGGACGGCGGCGACGGTGGTGGCCAGCCGACGCCGGCCAGGGCTGGCGTAGTGCACGTTGTTGCTGGCCACCGTCGGCAGCCCGGCCGCGGCGGCCAACTCGGCGAGCGCATCGTTGCGGTCGGCGTCGACGGGGTGGCCGTGGTCGGTCAGCTCCACCGCCACCGTCTCCGCACCGAAGAGCGCGGTCAGCCGGTCCAGCTCGCGGGCCGCCGCGTCCACCCCCTCGGTGAGCAGCGCCGCCGGCACGTGCCCCTTGCGGCAGCCGGTCAGCACCAGCACGTGGTCGCGCAGCTCGGCGGCGACCTCTTCCAGCTCCCCGTAGACCGGGCGGCCCTTCTCCCCGCCGCGTAGCTGGGCGCGGGCGATGGTGGTGGCCAGCCGGGCGTACCCCTCGTGGCCGTGCGCGAGCACCAGCAGGTGCGCGCCGTGCGGGTCGGGCTCGCCGTTCTGCGGGCCGGGCAGCCCGAGGGACAGCTCCGCACCGAAGATGGTCGGCAGGTCCAGCGCGCGGGCCGCCTCGGCGAAGCGGACCACCCCGTAGAAGCCGTCGTGGTCGGTGACGGCGAGCGCGGTGAGCCCCAGCCGGGCCGCCTCCTCGGCCAACTCCTCGGGGTGGCTGGCGCCGTCGAGGAAGCTGAAGTTGGTGTGCGCGTGCAGCTCCGCGTAGGGCACGGCGTCGTCGGGGCGGGGCAGCTCGGGCGCCTCGTAGTGCTGGCGCTTGCGACTCCAGGCCGGGGAGTCACCACCGTCGGCGTCCACGGCGAGCGGGTCCACCACGTGCAGGTGCCGCTCGCCCCTGCTCCCCCGGTTGCCGTCGGGCCGCCCGGAGAGCACACCCTCCAGCTCCGACCAGGGCATCTTCGGGTTGTGGAAGCTCATCTGGCTGAACACTCAGTCATAGATCGCCTCCACCAGCCACTGCCCGGCCTCGACGGCGAGCAGCAGGGCGGTGCCGTCGGCGAGGCCGACCTGAAACCGGGCCCGACGGCGGGCTTCCGCCGGCGCCCACCAGCGCTCGTCCACCGGCCACGGCCCGGCCCAGCCGACGATCTCCGCCGGCTGGCCGGTACCAACCACCAGCAGGGCGGGCGGGGCGCTCACCGCCAACCGCGCGCTGATCACCACCGGCTCTCCGGCGGCGTCGTGCACGGTCGCCGCGAGCGGGCTCGGCAGCACCATCGCCGGTGCGGGCGGTGGGAGCTGGCCGGGCCAGGGCGGGGCACCCCCCGCCACCCGGGCCCCGGCCCGCGCCGCGCCACCGCCCGATCCGCCCAGGTCCGCCGACCGGCCCGAGACCGCCAGCCCACCGGGGGACGCCGACCCGCCCGGATACGCCGGGCTGCCCGGCGCCGGCGGGCCGGGACGGGTGGGGACGCGTTCGTCGCCCCAGGGCACCAGTCGCACCTGGTCGGCCGGGGAGCGCCCGCCGCCGAGCACCGCGGTGACCACCGCTTCCGGGCCGAGGATGCCCTGCACCCGACTCAACGCCCGGTGGGCCCGCTCCCGCTCCTCGCCGGTCTCCCCCCAGAGGCCGGACTGCAGGCCGGCCTGGGCGATCACCCCGTCCGGGATCAGCCGCAGCCGGATGATGCCGGCCGTCGGCCGGGCCGGTCGGGCACCGGCCCGGCCGTTGCTGCCGGAGAGCCACCCGTCGAGCTGCCAGCGCACCCGGTCGGCGATGGCCGCGGCGGTGAGCAGGCCGTCGTGCCGCCACACCCGGTGCAGCTCCTGCCCGTGCTCGGTGACCGCCTCGATGCCGAGCCGGGTGCAGGCCAGCCCGTGCCCGGCCAGCCGGTCGTGCAGTTGCTCGGCCAGCGCACGGGCGGCGAACGCCGCCGCATCGACCCGGTCGATCGGCTCGTCGTACTCGGCGGTCACCGTCAGGTCGGCCGGCGGCTGCCGGACGGCGAGCGGGCGGTGGTCCCGCCCGGCGGCCAGCCGGTGGGCCAGCGCGCCGTCGAACCCGAACCGGGCCAGCACGTCACCGGCCGGCAACGCGGCGAAGTCGCCGAGGGTCCGCACCCCCAGCCGGCGCAGCAGGTCGGCCAGCGCCGGCCGGGCGAGCGCCTCGACCGGCAACCCGGCCAGGAACTCCGGCGTCCCGCCCGGCGCCACCACCCGGCCGGCGCGGGCGGCCAGCCCCGCGGCGAAGACCCCGTCGGCGATGCCGATCTGGCTCTCCACCAGACACGACTGGGCGATGTGCTCGATGATCCGCTCGGCGGCCGCCTCCTCGCCGCCGAGGTAACGGCTCGGGCCCCGGGCGGCCACCGCGCAGGCGCCCGGGCGAACCACCTCGACGCCGGCGACCAGCTCCTCCACCGCGGCGACCACCGGCTCGAACGCCCGGGCGTCCCGGCTTGG
The nucleotide sequence above comes from Micromonospora sp. NBC_00389. Encoded proteins:
- a CDS encoding DNA polymerase IV: MGRSQSLPRGVDPRFGPDADDSDSPILHVDMDAFFAAVEVRRRPELRGRPVVVGGVGPRGVVSSASYEARRYGVRSAMPTSQARARCPHAVYLPPDFTAYTTASRAVMQIFRDVTPLVEPLSLDEAFLDVTGARRLFGAPATIAGLIRRRVVEEQALTCSVGVAPSKFVAKLGSTRAKPDGLLVVPPGQVLDFLHPLPVDALWGVGERAAEALRRLGLATVGDLAEAPLGMLRRAVGAASAAHLHELAWGRDPRRVSPEHVDKSIGAEVTFDVDVADPLEIRRALLALSAKVGVRLRGSGQVGRTVSLKVRLADFRTVNRSRTLGVPTDTAREMFDTVWALYTALDPGERIRLVGVRVEGLAPAEGAPRQLTLGAPERGWREAEAAADAAAARFGRSVIGPASLLGDRDPRRNENPPHP
- a CDS encoding alkaline phosphatase family protein, with amino-acid sequence MTAPPGGAPAPAPAPLTVLGPEHGGGRLTDVLPSALAVLGVPGSADPLGLVPALVGVRRIAVLLVDGLGWYQLPTAAPYAPTLAGLAATVARPLIAGFPSTTPTSLVSLGTGVAPGAHGVLGFTVRMPGTDRVLTHTDWAADPSPLRWQPVPTQLERARAAGVAVSVVSRPEFGGSGLTLAANRGGDFRGAIGADAVSATMLAALSAGHGPTLVSGYHADLDRHGHLSGVDSAPWRIAANEVDALLARLVDGLPPDAALLVTADHGQLNVPATHRFDLDTDPRLRGGVRLVAGEARVRYLHVAPGAADDVVAAWSAVLGDAARVRTRDEVVATGWFGPVPEEHLGRIGDVVVTCNDTYAVLATRTERPMASRLVAYHGSDTAAELTVPLLVVRG
- a CDS encoding methyltransferase domain-containing protein: MDRVTRLDRVEQTRGRFAGPPLTPRTAVIWSVLRAELDRRGDTELTVLDVGGGTGGFAVPLARAGHRVTVVDASPDALAALTRRAAEAGVADRIAAVQGDGDALTGLVEPAGVDLVLCHAVLEVVDDPTPVVTALATALRPGGAASVLVAGRAAAVLGRAMNGHLEVAAALAADPAGTAGPRDTLRRRYDAAGAAALLTAAGLVVEEIHGVRVLADLLPAAVADGQSAALVELERTLAAQPPYRDLAAQLHLFARRPA
- a CDS encoding error-prone DNA polymerase — its product is MSFHNPKMPWSELEGVLSGRPDGNRGSRGERHLHVVDPLAVDADGGDSPAWSRKRQHYEAPELPRPDDAVPYAELHAHTNFSFLDGASHPEELAEEAARLGLTALAVTDHDGFYGVVRFAEAARALDLPTIFGAELSLGLPGPQNGEPDPHGAHLLVLAHGHEGYARLATTIARAQLRGGEKGRPVYGELEEVAAELRDHVLVLTGCRKGHVPAALLTEGVDAAARELDRLTALFGAETVAVELTDHGHPVDADRNDALAELAAAAGLPTVASNNVHYASPGRRRLATTVAAVRARRSLDEIDGWLPAAATAHLRSGAEMAARFAAYPGAVARAAEFGAELAFDLQLVAPQLPAYPVPPGHTEMSWLRKLTADGARERYGPPQAHPTAYAQLDHELNMIEELGFPGYFLVVYDIVTFCREQDIYCQGRGSAANSAVCYALRITNVDAVRHRLLFERFLAPERDGPPDIDVDIESDRREEVIQHVYTRYGREHAAQVANVISYRPRSAVRDVAKAFGFSPGQQDAWSKQIDRWGSVATVDVEDIPEQVVEYANELQTFPRHLGIHSGGMVICDRPVIEVCPVEWGRMPGRSVLQWDKDDCAAVGLVKFDLLGLGMLSALHYGYDMIGSRLDLGDMTLDDPEVYDMLCRADSVGVFQVESRAQMATLPRLKPREFYDLVVEVALIRPGPIQGGSVHPFIRRKNGLEPVTFAHPLMRNALEKTLGVPLFQEQLMQLAIDLAGFDAAEADQLRRAMGAKRSVERMTRIADRLYAGMAERGITGELADDVYRKLTAFASYGFPESHAMSFAYLVYASSWLKRYHPAPFLAALLNAQPMGFYSPQTLVDDARRHGVEVRRPDINASGAKAVLESTPDTRWGSGPGEPPHAWGLDGPAVRLGLSSVRTLGAEVAERIEADRSAHGPYRDMSDLARRVGLTAAQLEALATADAFACFGLTRRQALWAAGAAAQDRPGRLPGTVTGAAAPTLPGMEAVDRLVADVWATGLSPESHPARFIRGQLDVLGAVPIARLGRVEPGQRIRVGGIVTHRQRPATAGGVTFLNLEDETGMLNVTCSPGLWQRYRRVARTSAALVVRGRLERHEGVTNLVADRLDAIEPPVSPASRDFR
- a CDS encoding DNA polymerase Y family protein, which produces MTGSPVRTLLLWCPDWPVLAAEIVDGVPATGPVAVLHANRVVACSERARAEGVRRGLRKREAQGRCPQLTVVEYDPSRDARAFEPVVAAVEELVAGVEVVRPGACAVAARGPSRYLGGEEAAAERIIEHIAQSCLVESQIGIADGVFAAGLAARAGRVVAPGGTPEFLAGLPVEALARPALADLLRRLGVRTLGDFAALPAGDVLARFGFDGALAHRLAAGRDHRPLAVRQPPADLTVTAEYDEPIDRVDAAAFAARALAEQLHDRLAGHGLACTRLGIEAVTEHGQELHRVWRHDGLLTAAAIADRVRWQLDGWLSGSNGRAGARPARPTAGIIRLRLIPDGVIAQAGLQSGLWGETGEERERAHRALSRVQGILGPEAVVTAVLGGGRSPADQVRLVPWGDERVPTRPGPPAPGSPAYPGGSASPGGLAVSGRSADLGGSGGGAARAGARVAGGAPPWPGQLPPPAPAMVLPSPLAATVHDAAGEPVVISARLAVSAPPALLVVGTGQPAEIVGWAGPWPVDERWWAPAEARRRARFQVGLADGTALLLAVEAGQWLVEAIYD